Proteins encoded in a region of the Dreissena polymorpha isolate Duluth1 chromosome 6, UMN_Dpol_1.0, whole genome shotgun sequence genome:
- the LOC127835427 gene encoding uncharacterized protein LOC127835427, protein MAEGGIGCTELESESNLRHNHQSQNYVECVSVEITSIMTRLGYGEQIRRWRVEKYKERDSLMNARESDVTMITAGSKAEGLTCCYESDIDSLFVLEGILCVEAGISLHTLPDGIEVYRMDTCAYSGHCRLLLERQARKHFKVIHTAQCDNGQGDILLSSSLFLDEMSAYSSTDSSVVRHERAGPSLPRLIGGELHTDHVFALRCHCPSILQRWASRPRHWPSPVLVQKVVSLGANVTAVGFKESEFKHMEWRIGFNTGESELVNNLNDTQAKVYVMLKMIVKDVLRPLKKEITSYVMKNIVLWQAESNPQNKFYAQSFFHWLHDGLRALRTAIVTQHLSYYMIPERNLMAASGLTYRQQSHWVEVITDMMAEGPRVILRLPKIRRAIVASPEPMLWYSMKRMELEMLALEEMNRLITCPLENVVVDMTDAILQEIRRRQDEVLMEMIEEGCSENDLTDIHRRILN, encoded by the exons ATGGCGGAAGGAGGTATCGGGTGTACAGAGTTAGAATCTGAAAGCAATCTCAGACACAATCATCAGTCTCAG aattatGTCGAATGTGTTTCCGTGGAGATCACCAGTATAATGACTCGGCTTGGGTACGGCGAGCAGATAAGACGGTGGCGGGTTGAGAAGTACAAAGAGCGTGATAGCTTGATGAATGCACGAGAAAGTGATGTAACTATGATCACAGCTGGCAGCAAGGCAGAGGGGTTAACCTGCTGTTATGAAAGCGACATTGACTCCTTATTCGTTTTGGAAGGTATTCTCTGTGTGGAAGCTGGTATAAGTCTTCACACCTTACCTGACGGCATAGAAGTGTACAGGATGGATACATGTGCATATTCGGGACACTGTAGACTGTTGTTAGAGAGACAAGCGCGTAAACATTTCAAAGTAATCCACACTGCTCAGTGTGATAATGGACAAGGAGACATTCTATTAAGTAGTAGTTTGTTTCTTGATGAAATGTCGGCATATTCTTCTACAGATTCATCAGTGGTGAGACATGAACGAGCGGGGCCGTCGCTACCGAGGTTGATAGGAGGTGAGCTTCACACTGACCATGTATTCGCACTACGCTGTCATTGCCCCAGCATCTTACAGAGATGGGCTTCCAGACCCCGTCATTGGCCGTCACCGGTCTTAGTTCAGAAAGTCGTATCGTTAGGAGCTAATGTAACAGCGGTGGGTTTTAAGGAAAGTGAATTCAAGCACATGGAATGGAGGATTGGTTTTAACACCGGAGAGTCAGAACTAGTGAACAACCTTAATGACACACAAGCGAAAGTGTATGTTATGCTTAAAATGATCGTCAAAGATGTGTTAAGGCCTCTTAAGAAAGAAATAACCTCATACGTGATGAAAAATATAGTATTATGGCAAGCTGAGAGTAACCCACAAAATAAGTTCTATGCTCAGAGTTTTTTTCACTGGCTGCATGACGGACTGAGAGCACTTAGGACTGCTATTGTCACACAACATCTGTCATATTACATGATTCCAGAAAGGAATTTAATGGCAGCCAGTGGTTTGACGTACAGGCAGCAAAGTCATTGGGTAGAAGTTATCACGGACATGATGGCAGAAGGTCCGAGGGTAATTCTCAGATTGCCAAAGATACGGAGGGCTATTGTCGCGTCCCCAGAGCCGATGTTGTGGTACAGCATGAAAAGGATGGAGCTGGAGATGCTAGCGCTGGAGGAAATGAACAGATTGATTACTTGCCCCCTTGAGAACGTAGTTGTGGATATGACTGATGCTATCCTACAGGAGATACGGAGACGTCAGGACGAGGTACTGATGGAGATGATCGAAGAAGGCTGCTCTGAAAATGATCTGACGGATATTCACAGgagaatattaaattaa